DNA from Planctomycetota bacterium:
ACGTCATCGATTCGTCGGCGGCGATGGTGCCGACGCTGCGCTTCGTGAAGCAGGAACTCGCGCGGTCGCTCGCGCGCCTGGACGCGCGCCAGTCGTTCCAGATCATCGCGTTCCGGCGACCGCCCGGCGCCGACACCGACGATGTCGCCCGGCTGACGGGCGAGGACGGCTTTCTCGAGGCCTCCGCGTCGAGCCGCGATCGAGCGGCGGCGTGGGTGGAACGCGTGCAGCCGCTCGGCTCGTCCTACCCGCTGGCGGGCCTGCGGGCCGCGTTGGAACTGCGGCCCGACCTGGTGTTCCTGCTGACCACGAGCATCCCGCGATCGGAAAACTCGCAGTGGGGCGACGGCGTGGAGGCGACGCTGGAGGCGCTGGACCGTCTGAACCCGATCGATCCGCGCACGGGCGAGCGTGCCGCGGTCATCAAGACCGTGCAGATCTTGAACGAGGACGCGACCGGCCTGCTGCGGGCCATCGCCGAGGCGCACGGCGACGGCGAGGGGTCTCACCGGGTGGTGCCGGGCGCACGGCGCGAAGAAGCGCCCTGAGATACCGCACGCGTCCCGAACCCCCTGTGCGCAAGCCGGAAATCTGCGCACAAACCGGCGGGTCTGCTTGACCGGTGCGCAGGACGTCTCAGACTGCAGTCTCTCGGACGCTCCGACGGGAAGGACGGGTCCGAGAATCCAGAGGAGAATGATCCCATGCGTATCGCGCGCGCGGTGACGGCGGCGGCGGTGAGTGTGCTCGGCGGGGCGGCGGGGTCGGCGCTCGCGCAGCCCCTGCTCAACGGGCAGTTGGTGGCCTCGGGCCTTGCGACCCCCATCTACGTGACGGCGCCGGCGGGCGACACGTCGCGGATCTTCGTGATCGAGCAGCGCTCGGGCAGCACCGGGCGCATCCGGATCATCAACATCCCCGCGAACACGCTCAACGGCACGCCCTACCTCTCGATCTCGCCGGTCAGCACGGGGAGCGAGCAGGGCCTGCTCGGGCTGGCCTTCCATCCGAACTTCATGCAGAACGGGTACTTCTATGTGAACTACACCGAGCCGCCGGTCAGCGGCGTGAGCGCGGGCTCCACCGTGATCGCGCGGTACCGCGCGACCGGGGGCAACCCGATGTCCGCGACGGCCGACGCGGCGAGCGCCAGCCTGGTGCTCCGCATCCCGCAGCCGGACGCCAACCACAACGGCGGGTGGATCGGCTTCGGGCCCGACGGATACCTCTACATCGCGACCGGCGACGGCGGGTGCTTCAACGACGTCACGTGCACCGCGCCGAACCCGCCGAGCGCCTTCCCGCACTCGGCGGGCGGGAACGCGCAGGACATCACCGACAACCTGCTCGGCAAGATGCTGCGCATCGACGTGGACGGGGCGGACAACATCCCTGGCAACGCCGACGACGACGGCTTCCCCGCCGACACGGCCAGGAACTACGCGGTGCCGTCCGACAACCCCTTCGTGGGCGTCACCGGCGACGACGAGATCTTCGCGTTCGGGCTGCGCAACCCGTGGCGGAACGCGTTCGATCGCGGGACGGGCGACTTCTGGATCGCCGACGTGGGGCAAGACCAGCGCGAGGAGATCAACGCGGTGCCGGCGGGCACGCTCGCGGGGCGTAACTTCGGCTGGCGCTGCATGGAGGGCACGCGGTGCACGGGGCTCTCGGGGTGCACGTGCAACGCGCCGGCGCTGACGCTGCCGGTGGCGGAGTACCGGCACTCGGGCTCGGCGGGACCGATCACGATGACCGGGTGCTCGATCACCGGGGGCTACGTCTACCGGGGGTCGGCGATCCCCTGCTTCCGCGGGCATTACATCTTCGCGGACTTCTGCACGCCGCAGATCTGGTCGTTCCGCCTGGGCGCGGGCAACGTGCTCGAGAACGTCGTGAACCGCACCGTCGAACTGGAGCCCGCGGGCACGCCGTCGATCGCGAACATCTCGTCGTTCGGCGAGGACGCCAGCGGCGAACTCTACATCTGCGACCGCGCGGGCGAGGTCTTCAAGATCGTCTCGGCGGGCAACTGCCCCTCGTGCGAGCCGGACATCAACAACGACGGGAACGTGGACCAGGACGACGTGGCCTGCCTGACGCAGGCGGTCGCGGGCGACTCGGGCTGCCTGGGCGCGGGGATCGATCCGGACTTCAACCAGGACGGCAACGTCGACCAGGACGACATCGCGGCGCTCGAGCAGGTGGTCGCTGGCGCGCCCTGCCCCTGACCGACCGCCGACGCGGGCGGGCAGAGAGTTGACCGCGCCCGTGCGCCACCGCGCGCGGGCGCGTTTTTCCGATCCGGAGCATTACTCATGCGAACCCCGGCTGTTGTGTCATTGCTCGTGGCGAGCGCGGGTGCGCTCGCCCAGTCCACGTCGCCGGCCGTGTTCGTCGCGAACAACGGCAACCTGCGCGGGAGCGTCACGTCGCTGCGGATCAACGCGGACGGCACGCTCGCGATGGTCCAGGACCTGGTGACGGCCGAGGTGCCCAGCGGGCAGAGCAACCCGGGGACGAACGCGTACGCGATCTCGATCAGCCCCGACGGGCGCTTCCTGGCGGTGTCGCACGCGACCGCCGCGACGATCACCGAGCGCATCACGCTGATCCGCGTGAACCCGGACGCGACGCTCACGCTCACGGCGAACGCGACGACGCCCGACTCGCCGCTGGACGTGGAGTGGCTGACCGATCGGTACCTGGTCGCGACGCGGACGCGGTCGAGCGGCGCGAACGAGGTGATCCTGTACCGGTTCGACGAGACGGCGGTGACGCTGACAGAGGTCGACCGCGCGGGCGCGGGCTCGTTCGCCAGCCGCCTGGCGATCGCGGACGGGGGCTCGCTGGTCATCGTGAACGACTCGCCCCTGAGCGGGGGCGCGGTGCTGCGCGTCTTCCGGGTGGACTTCGAGGGCGAGACCATCGACGAGGTCGGCAGCGCCCCCACCGGAACGACGTACGCGCTGGGCATGGGCCTGACGCCCGACGGGACCATGCTGTATGTCGGGGGCGGGGCGTCGACGCCCTACCGCGTGGGCGGGCTGTCGCTCGACATCTCGTCCGGCTCGCTGGCGGCGTTGCCCGGGTCGCCCTACACGTCGATCGGCACGTCGCCCAAGGAGTGCGTGGTGTCGCCCGACGGGCGGTTCGTGTACGTGGGGCACGGGACGGATTCGAGCATCCGCCTGCAACTGCGCGGGAACGACGGCGCGCTGAGCGAGTCCGGGCCGGTGTACGACGTGGGGATCCAGGGCTCGCTGGGCGACATGGCGACGCTGCGCCTCCCCGGGCCGACGCCGCTGGACCTGCTGCTCTTCACCGACAAAGAGACCTTCGACAACACGCCCCGGGGGATCTTCAGCGCCGAGATCACGCCCAACGGGCAGATCAACCTGCGCACCACGCGCCTCGACACGGGCGCGATCTCGCCCAACGACCTCGCCGTATGGGCCGGGACGGGCGCCCCGCCCTGCGAGCCCGACTTCAACCAGGACGGCAGCGTCGACCAGTTCGACATCGCGTGCCTCGCGCTGGTGGTCGCGGGCGATCCATCGTGCGCGGCGAGCGACCCGGACTTCAACCGCGACGGGAACGTCGATCAGAACGACGTGCTCGCGCTCGAGCAGGTCGTCGCCGGCCAGCCCTGCCCGTAAGAAGTGGGACACGACCTCCACAAGCCGCCGCGCGGGCCGCATCGGTCTCGCGAGCGCTGCGGAGCGCGTGTCTAGCGGCCGACGGGCGCGAGCGTCTGACCCGGCCTTGAGACCGGCGAAGCGCCGGCGAGTCCGAGCGCGTCGACGACAACCCGGTGCAGCGCGGCGTTGTCAACAACCGCGGGGATGGCGTCGCTGCCGGGGCCGGTGGCGACAAGTTCCACGAGGTCGCCGGTGTGGTGCGGGCTCATGAACGACACGGCGCAGTGGTCGGCCAGGATGGCGCCCAGCACGAACGTCCACGAGTTGCCCTCGCGGAACGGGTTCACGCGCTCGCCCCGCGCCACGGCGCCGAGCAGGCGGGCCTCGTCGGCGTCGAGCGCGACGCCCGTCGCCTGCTCGACGATCTCCGGCAGTTTCGCGACACGCTCGCCCTTGTCCTTGATCGCGTCGACCTGCGACTCGATCCAGTCGAACGAGCGTCCGCCGGGCTCGCGCACCTTGAAGAGCGAGCGGAAGCCCTTCTCGACGTGCGGGCCGTAGGTCGTGAGACCCGGGTTGGCGTTGCCGTGGTCGGTGGTGATGATGACGAGGGTGTCGTCGCGATCGCGGACGAACTCGAGCACGGCGCCGATGGCGTCGTCGAACTCGACCTGCTCGTGCAGGAGCGCGCGGGCGTCGGAGGAATGTGCGGCGTGGTCGACGCGCCCGCCCTCGACCTGCAGCACGAAGCCGTTGGGATCGCGCGAGAGGATGGCGAGCGCCTTCGACGTCATGTCGGCGAGGCCGGGCACCGTGGGCTCGCGGTCGCAGACGAACGGGACATGCCCCTTGGCAAAGAGCCCCAGGACGCGGGTGGACGCCGCCGCCGGGTCGAGGCGGGCGAGCTCGTCGCGCGTGCGGACGAGCAGCGGCGTCGGGCCGATGGCGAGCGTGGCGTCGGGGAAGTAGTTCCCGCCGCCCCCCATCACGACGTCGACGGAGCGCTCCATGATCTGACGGGCGATCTCGCCCTCCATGTCGCGCGAGGGGACGTTCGCGATGAAGCCCGCGGGCGTGGCGTGCGTGACGCGGGTGGTCGTGACGATCCCGGTGCGCTTGGCGTTCTGGGCCGCGTGCACGAGCAGCGGCGTGGGCTGCACGCCGTCGGGCGTGATGTTCACCGACCCGTTGTTGACCTTCGTGCCGATGCCCCATGCCGAGGCGGCGGCGGCCGAGTCGGTCACCAGGCTGTCGGCGGCGTGGGTCATCTGGAACGAACGCCGCCAGCCGGGCGCCCCGAGCAGCGACACCCAGTGCGACGTTCGCCCGCGCGTGAGCTTGGCGTGCCAGTCGGCGAGCGTGAGCGTGCCGGCGCTCATGCCGTCGGAGACCATGAAGATGACGTTCGTCGCGCGCCGCGGGAACGAAGGGGACCGCGAGGTGCGGACCGCCGCCCGCGCGGGCACGGCGAGCCCGGCGGCGGAGACGGCCAACGCGCCCAGCAGCGTCCGCCGAGTCACGCCCGTGGAGACATCAAGCCCGTCGCGCGAGTGTCCGGAAGAAGCAGGAGTGCGCATAGGCGCAGCCTAGGTCGAGGCACGGGCCGACCGGCGGCGGGCGGCGAGGCGACGGGCGACCTTGGCGCGAACTTCACGATGGCGCGGGCTACGGCGCGTCTTCGTCGAAGGGCGGCTCGTCGCGGTCGGGGCCACCGCCGTCGCGGTGCCCGTCGATCGGGCCGCTCTTCGCCCGCCCGCCAAACCCGCCGCCGGGCGCGCCGGGGGCGAAGGGCGGCGCGTCCTTGACCTCGGCGTGGGTCCACGGCTTGGCGCCCGAGGCGGGCGCGCCGCCGAAACCCGACCCGCCGAAGCCCGACGCGGCGTGCGACGGGCGGTCGTAGCCGTTGCTGCGCGGGGCGTGCCCGAGCGGGCCGATGTCGGCGGGCGCGCGGGCGCCGGGGTCGTAGGACTTGAAGCGCGTGGTGCGGTTGTCCCAGGCGAGCTTGATGACGCCCGTCGGGCCGTTGCGCTGCTTGGCGATGATGATCTCGGCGATGCCGACCTTGTCGGGGTTCTCGGTTCCCCACTCGGGGTTGTGCACGTGGTAGTACTCCTCGCGGTGCAGGAGCATGATGACGTCGGCGTCCTGCTCGATCGAGCCCGACTCGCGCAGGTCGCTCATGCGGGGGCGGTTGCCCTCGCGGCTCTCGCTCGCGCGGTTGAGCTGGCTCAGGCAGATCACCGGCACGTTGAGCTCGCGCGCCAGCGCCTTGACGCCCCGCGAAATGGCCGAAACCTCGACCTGGCGGCTCTCGCGGGCGGCGTTGGGCGAACTCATGAGCTGCAGGTAGTCGATCATCAGCACCTTCACCGAGTGCTGCGCCACCATGCGACGCGCCCGCGCCCGAAGGTTCAGCACCGTCAGGTTGGGGGTGTCGTCGATGTACACCGGGGCCGCCTTGAGGTCTTCGGCCGCCATCATGAGGCGACGGAAGTCGTCGTCGGGGATCTTGTGCCCGCCCCGCAGCGCCTGGCTGCTGACGCCCGAGCGGGCGCTCAGCAACCGCTGCACGATCGCGTTCTTGCTCATCTCCAGCGAGAAGAGCCCCACGGGCGAGCGCCGCCCCGCGGGCGCCCCAGGCACCGGCACGCCCCCGATCGCCATCTGCTCGGCGAGGTTCAGCGCCAGCGCGGTCTTTCCCATGCTGGGACGGGCGGCGAGGATCACCATTTCCCCCGGCTGGAACCCGCGGAGCAGCTCGTCGAGGTCGTCGTACCCGCTGGGCACGCCCGACAGGCTGCCCCCCTCGAAGTCCGCGGCTTCGATCCGCGCGAGCTCGATGTCCAGCAGTTCCGCCAGCGCCTGCGGGTCGGCGGCGTGGGTCTCCTGGGCGATCTCGAAGACCCGCATCTCCGCCGCGTCGAGCACCTCGCGCGCCCCCTCGGGCCCCAGTTCGCCCGCGTGGTACGCCTCGTAGATGATCTGCCCGGCCGCGTCGATGAGGCGCCGGAGCTTGGCCTTCTCGGCCACGATGCGCGCAAAGTGCGGCGCGTTCACCGCGCTCGGCACGGCGGCGGCCAGCTCCGCGAGGTAGTTCGGCCCGCCGATCTGCTCGAGCACGCCCCGGTCGCGCAACAGGTCGAGGATCTGCACGAGGTCCCCGCTGTGGCGCTGGTCGTAGACATCCACCACCGCCTGGTAGATGTGCCCGTGCGAGGCGGTGAAGAAGTCCTCGGGCCGACGCACCATCCCCAGCACGTCGGGGATGACGTTGGGATCAAGGATCATCGAGCCCAGCAGGCTCATCTCGGCCTCGGGGCTCGCCGGGGGCTGGCGCTCGAAGAGCTCCTTCGCGGACAACGGGGGGGAAGAGAAACGCCGGTCGCGGTCGGGTCGTCCTGACATCGGGGCATCGTTCCCGCGCCGAACGACGTGACGCGGGAGGTCCAACCGCGCGCTTGCGACCGGTTGTCCAGAGACTATGCACATCGCTCCTCGAGCCCGAGCGGGGGCCGCGTGGCGAGCACAGCGTCTACCCTCTGCACCATGTCGACAGTCTCCTGCCCGATGGTCCGGCGGATCGCGGTGCTCACCGGCGGGGGCGATTGCCCCGGCCTGAACGCCGTCATCCGCGCGGTGGTGCTCGACGCGCTCGCCTGCGGCCTGACGGTCGTCGGGGTCGAAGACGGCTACCTCGGCCTCATCGAGAACCGCATGCGCGAGCTCACCGAGACCGACATGCTCGGCATCCTCGCACGCGGCGGCACGATCCTGGGCTCGAACAACAAGTCGAACCCCTCGCGCTACCCGGTGGGGCAGAACCCCCCGCCCCCCACGGGCGACGGCAAGACGATCTACGCCGACGTCACCAGGCAGTGCCTCGCGAACCTGCGCGAGCGGGGCGTCGAGGCGATGGTCATCATCGGGGGCGACGGCACCATGACCTCCGCCGCGACCTTCGCGTCGATGGGCCTGCCGGTGGTGGGCGTGCCCAAGACGATCGACAACGACATCGAGGGCACGGAGATCACGTTCGGCTTCCAGACGGCGGTCGCGACGGCGACCGAGGCGATGGATCGATGCCGCACCACCGCCGACAGCCACCACCGGGCGATGATCGTCGAGGTGATGGGGCGCAACGCGGGGTGGATCGCGCTGCACTCGGGCGTGGCGGCGGGTGCAGACGTGATCCTGCTGCCCGAGATCCCGTTCAAGATGGAGCCGATCTACACGAAGATCATGCACCGGAGCAAGCGCGGGCGCAAGAGCACGCTGGTGTGCGTGAGCGAAGGGGCCGCGCCGCTGGGGGGCGCAAAGGTCATCGCCCGGGTCGATCCCCTGAGCCCGGACCCCATCCGGCTGGGCGGTGTGGGGAAGTGGCTGGCCGAGCAGATCGAAGAGGCCACGGGCGTCGAGAGCCGCTTCGCGGTGCTGGGGCACACGCAGCGGGGCGGGACGCCGGTGGCGGCGGACCGGGTGCTGTCGACGCTGCTGGGCAGCCACGCGATGCAGTTGCTCCGCGAGGGCAAGACCGGGCGGATGGTCGCGGTGCAGAACGGGCGGCTGACGGACATCGACCTGCGTGAGCCCGCGGGACGCCAGCGCCTGGTGACGCAGGACGAGCCGCTGATCGCGGCGGCGCGGGCGGTGCACACGACGTTCGGAGACCTGTAGATGGGGCGGCTCTACGACGTGCCGGGCCTGCCGCGTGAACTGATCGAGGCGTTCTGCGCATCGCCCGAGCTGCCGGACCCGCTCCCCGCCGACCCGTTCGGGCTGCTGCGCGAGTGGTTCGACGACGAGCGCCGCGCGAAGCGGACGCCAAACCCGGACGCGATGAGCCTGGCGACGGTGACCGCCGCGGGCGAGGTGAGCAACCGGATCGTGCTGTGCCGCGGCATGGACGTCGCGGGCGGGTTCGTGACGTTCTTCACCAATCGGCAGGGGGCCAAGGGTCGAGCGCTCGCGGAGACGGGCAAGGCGGCGGCGTGCTTTCACTGGGACGCGAGCGACCGCCAGGCGCGCCTGGAAGGGCTCGTGACGCTGAGCCCGGACGACGAGAGCGACGCGTACTTCGCGTCGCGCCGGTGGGAAAGCCGCCTGAGCGCCTGGACGAGCAACCAGAGCGAGCCCACGCCCGGGCGCGGGGCGTTGCTCGCTCGGATGGCCGGGGTGATCGCGTCGCTGGGGCTGACGCCCGAGAACCTGATGGCGCTGCGCGAGCGCGCGCCGATCCCCCGTCCGGCGCACTGGGGGGGCTACCGGCTGCACGCGACGCGCGTGGAGCTGTGGCTGGGCGGCACGGGGCGCCTGCACGACCGGGCGTCGTGGACGCGCGACGTTGAAATCGTCGCGGACCGCGTGATCCGCGCGGGCGGCTGGCGATCGACGCGGTTGCAGCCCTGACCCCCTGTTCACGGGGTTCAGGCGCGCGGCGATTCGGTCGATGACTGCCCGGCGCGTGTCGCGCGGGGAAGCACGCCGGCATGAAAGTCCGCAGTCAACTCACGGCGATCGAAGTGGCCCAGGTCCGCGAGACGCTCGACCGTCGCCTCATCGGGATCGGGGTCGCGAGCCAGCCCGAGGTGGTGCTGCGCCTGCTGGAGCTGTCGTCCAAGGTCGACGCGCAGGTGAGCGACTACGCGAAGGTCATCCGGACGGACCACGCGGTGTCGGGCCGCGTGCTCAAGCTGGCGAACTCGTCGTACTTCGCGCAGCGCTCGCCGGTGACGAGCCTGGAACGCGCCAGCGTGGTGCTGGGGCTGGAGCGGCTCAAGGCCGTGTCGCTGGGCTTCCAGTTGAGCCGCGCCGCGACGGCCGGCGCGTGCGGAGATCTCACGCGCCGGGTGTGGTCGCAGTCGGTGATGCGCGCGTGCGTGGCGGCGGAGCTGGCGCGCGTGCTGGCGCCCGGGTACGTCGCGGAGGCGTTCGTCATCGGGCTGATGGCCGACGCGGGCGTCCCGCTGATGCCCCGCCTGATCGGCAAGCCCTACGACCCGATCGCGGCCGAGGCGATGACGCCCGGGCGCCTGTTCCGGGTCGAGAGCGAGACGCTGGCGTTCACGCACGTGGACGTGGTGGGCGCGATGGCGCGGGCCTGGAAACTGCCCGAACTGCTGGCGCGCCCGCTGGAACTGCACCACACGCGCCCGCCCACGCCGATGCGCGACGACGTGCCCTCGCGCTTGCACGCGCTGGCCTTCGTGACCGGCACGCTGGAGATCGACCCCGCGACCGCGCGCGACCCGGGCGCGGTGGAGAGCGCCGCCGGGATCGCGTCGCACATCCTGGGCCTCCCGCGCGACACGGTCCGCGCGATCGTCGACCGCAGCGCCCGCGAGTACGGCGCGACCGTCGGGATGTTCTCGCAGGTCGCCAGCGCGCTGGGCGAGGGCGCCGACCTCATCGAGTGCATCCACGCGGGGCTGGTGAAGGCGGCGGACACGCTGGTCCTGGGCAGCCTCGAACGCGAGCACCGCGCGTCGGAGGTCGTCTCGATCGGCGGGCACTCGATCCAGGCGACCCGCGAGGCGGACGGCTCCTCCGTGCTCGTGCTCTTCGACGGCGCCGGATCGCAGCTCGTCGCCCACCGCTTCCCCCCGGGATTGGCGACGCCGCTGAGCGTGGTGGACGCGCTCGGCCTCGAACGCATCTCGCCCGACGAAGAACGCCGCCTGCACGAGTACCTGCGTGCGCGGGCGGCGTAAGAACCCGCGGGACTAGTCCGACACGAGGCTCCCGCGACGGTCCCGCAGGTGCGCTCGCCACTCGCGGACGAGACGCGCCAGCGACCACGTCGTGCACCCGCCGCCCCGCAGACGCCACGCGCCCAGTTCGTACATGCGGCTCCAGAGCCCGAAGAGGACCCCGTAGGCCCAGAGCGGCCCGCGCGCCGGATCGTACAGGTTCGTGCTCTCGCTGGAGGCGCCGTTCAGCTCCACCACGCCGAAACCCTCGCCCCGGCGCAGGGCCTCGTCGCTCTCGTAGCGCAGGTCGAACCGCCCGACATCGAGCCCGCCCGCGAACGACCGCGCGAGCGCGTCGATCGCGCGCGTGAGCGCGGGCGTCACGAGGTCGGCCCCGTCGCGGAAGAGCGTGCCCTGCGCGTGGTTCCCGGCCATGGCCAGGCGCACCGCCTCGCCCCGGGCGGGCGTGCGGCCCCAGCCCTCGCCCAGGCGCGTGCGGAAGACGCGCGCCTGGCGCCGGTAGCGCGGGTGGGCGTGAATGAGCGCCCCGAGCGTGGAGACGCCGTCGCCGATGACGACGGGGAACTCCTTGCGCGTGATCGAGTAGATGAAGCCCGCGCACCCGTCGTCGGCGGGGGGCGAGCCCGGCGGGCGCCGGACCCAGAGCACGCCGCATTCTTCCGGGCCGGGGTGATACGCCTGCGCGATGGCGTCGGTGTCGAGTTCGATGAGCGCGCGCCGGGCGTCATCGCGCGAGCGCACGAGGCGCACGCCCAGGCCGCGCTGCCCGCACTCGGGCTTGATGATGAGCGGAAAGCCAAGCCGGGGCTCGTCGCGGATGGCGTCGTCGAGCGTGCGGAGGCGGGCCTCGATGTCGCCGGGCTCGAGGAGTCGGAAGGGGAGCGCGTGGGGCGAAGCGGGAAACGCGCCCAGGATGCGCGACTTGCGCTCGCCCACGAACCCGCCCGCGTTGTCCATCCCCGGGTTCACGCAGGTGAACGCCATGCAGGAGCGCTCGCGCATCGCCAGCCAGACGAGATACGGGAAGAGCGGGGCGTAGAAGAGCCAGGCGGGCCAGTACTCGTGGTGCAGCCCGGCCAGCAGCCCCGCGCCCGCCGGGCGCGCCGGGAGGCGCGCCGCGCGCGCGTGCCCCGCGTCGGGGCCGAGTTCGCCGGTCTGGGTGGGCACGCCGCTCACGCCGAGGTGGTCACCTGCACCAGGCGTCGCTGGCGGATGCGATCAGTCCCCAACTGCCCGCAGGCGCCCATGAGGTCGCGCCCCTTCGTACGGCGTCGCTTGGCGAACACGCCCAGGTCAATGAGCCAGCCGAGGAACCGGGCGACCTCGTGCTCCGGCGGTGCGGGCCAGGGCGAATTACGCCGCGGGTTGTAGGGGATGAGGTTGAGCATCGCCATGACCTTGGCGCCGGCGATGCGTCCGCCCTGAAGCAGGCCGAAGGGCTTCATGAACTCGGCGATCTCGCGGGCGTGCCTGGGCGAGTCGTTGACGCCGGGAATCAGCACGTACTCGATGCACACCTTGTTCCCGCTGGTGCGGGGCCAGTCGAGCAGGGCCTGCTGCACGTCGGCGAGGTTCCACCGCCGGTTGATCGGCATGATCGCCTCGCGGTCGGCGTCGTTAGGGGCGTTGAGGGAGAGCGCGAGGCCCAGGCGGTGCCAGCCGGGCTCGCGGATCTTCTGCGCCAGGCGGCGGATGCCGTCCACCCGCCCCACCGTCGAGACCGTGATCTGGCTCGCGGGCACGTGGGGCCCGTTGTGGTCGCGGAGCACGTCGATCGCGTCGATGACGGCGTCGAGGTTGTCCATCGGCTCGCCCATGCCCATGAACACCAGGTTCTTGGGACGCACGCCGATGACATGGGCCGCGTTCCACCACTGCGCCACGATCTCCGCCGCCGAGAGCGAGCGAACCAGCCCCATCTGGGCCGTCTCGCAGAAGCGGCATCCCATCGCGCACCCGACCTGGCTCGAGAGGCACAGGGTGTAGTTCTGCTCCTGGCGCGAGTTGATCATCGGGATGAGGACCGACTCGATGTCGAGTTCGTCGGCTTCCCCCCGCAGGGCCCCGGCGCCCGGCACGCGCGTGACGAACTTCACCACCTCTCCCTCGGGAGAGTCCTCGCGCAGCACGCGCCCCACCGGGGGCACCGTGCCGTCGAGCCACGCGGCGGCCTGCCCCTTGCGGAAGAAATCCCGGTACGCCGCCAGCGCGCCGGGACGCGCCACGCCCGCCGCCGGGCGCGCGGCGCCGATAAAACGGTCGCTCGGCAACCCCAGGCAGGAGAGGGATTT
Protein-coding regions in this window:
- a CDS encoding HDOD domain-containing protein: MKVRSQLTAIEVAQVRETLDRRLIGIGVASQPEVVLRLLELSSKVDAQVSDYAKVIRTDHAVSGRVLKLANSSYFAQRSPVTSLERASVVLGLERLKAVSLGFQLSRAATAGACGDLTRRVWSQSVMRACVAAELARVLAPGYVAEAFVIGLMADAGVPLMPRLIGKPYDPIAAEAMTPGRLFRVESETLAFTHVDVVGAMARAWKLPELLARPLELHHTRPPTPMRDDVPSRLHALAFVTGTLEIDPATARDPGAVESAAGIASHILGLPRDTVRAIVDRSAREYGATVGMFSQVASALGEGADLIECIHAGLVKAADTLVLGSLEREHRASEVVSIGGHSIQATREADGSSVLVLFDGAGSQLVAHRFPPGLATPLSVVDALGLERISPDEERRLHEYLRARAA
- a CDS encoding PQQ-dependent sugar dehydrogenase gives rise to the protein MRIARAVTAAAVSVLGGAAGSALAQPLLNGQLVASGLATPIYVTAPAGDTSRIFVIEQRSGSTGRIRIINIPANTLNGTPYLSISPVSTGSEQGLLGLAFHPNFMQNGYFYVNYTEPPVSGVSAGSTVIARYRATGGNPMSATADAASASLVLRIPQPDANHNGGWIGFGPDGYLYIATGDGGCFNDVTCTAPNPPSAFPHSAGGNAQDITDNLLGKMLRIDVDGADNIPGNADDDGFPADTARNYAVPSDNPFVGVTGDDEIFAFGLRNPWRNAFDRGTGDFWIADVGQDQREEINAVPAGTLAGRNFGWRCMEGTRCTGLSGCTCNAPALTLPVAEYRHSGSAGPITMTGCSITGGYVYRGSAIPCFRGHYIFADFCTPQIWSFRLGAGNVLENVVNRTVELEPAGTPSIANISSFGEDASGELYICDRAGEVFKIVSAGNCPSCEPDINNDGNVDQDDVACLTQAVAGDSGCLGAGIDPDFNQDGNVDQDDIAALEQVVAGAPCP
- a CDS encoding ATP-dependent 6-phosphofructokinase, which gives rise to MSTVSCPMVRRIAVLTGGGDCPGLNAVIRAVVLDALACGLTVVGVEDGYLGLIENRMRELTETDMLGILARGGTILGSNNKSNPSRYPVGQNPPPPTGDGKTIYADVTRQCLANLRERGVEAMVIIGGDGTMTSAATFASMGLPVVGVPKTIDNDIEGTEITFGFQTAVATATEAMDRCRTTADSHHRAMIVEVMGRNAGWIALHSGVAAGADVILLPEIPFKMEPIYTKIMHRSKRGRKSTLVCVSEGAAPLGGAKVIARVDPLSPDPIRLGGVGKWLAEQIEEATGVESRFAVLGHTQRGGTPVAADRVLSTLLGSHAMQLLREGKTGRMVAVQNGRLTDIDLREPAGRQRLVTQDEPLIAAARAVHTTFGDL
- a CDS encoding alkaline phosphatase, producing the protein MRTPASSGHSRDGLDVSTGVTRRTLLGALAVSAAGLAVPARAAVRTSRSPSFPRRATNVIFMVSDGMSAGTLTLADWHAKLTRGRTSHWVSLLGAPGWRRSFQMTHAADSLVTDSAAAASAWGIGTKVNNGSVNITPDGVQPTPLLVHAAQNAKRTGIVTTTRVTHATPAGFIANVPSRDMEGEIARQIMERSVDVVMGGGGNYFPDATLAIGPTPLLVRTRDELARLDPAAASTRVLGLFAKGHVPFVCDREPTVPGLADMTSKALAILSRDPNGFVLQVEGGRVDHAAHSSDARALLHEQVEFDDAIGAVLEFVRDRDDTLVIITTDHGNANPGLTTYGPHVEKGFRSLFKVREPGGRSFDWIESQVDAIKDKGERVAKLPEIVEQATGVALDADEARLLGAVARGERVNPFREGNSWTFVLGAILADHCAVSFMSPHHTGDLVELVATGPGSDAIPAVVDNAALHRVVVDALGLAGASPVSRPGQTLAPVGR
- a CDS encoding pyridoxal 5'-phosphate synthase, with amino-acid sequence MGRLYDVPGLPRELIEAFCASPELPDPLPADPFGLLREWFDDERRAKRTPNPDAMSLATVTAAGEVSNRIVLCRGMDVAGGFVTFFTNRQGAKGRALAETGKAAACFHWDASDRQARLEGLVTLSPDDESDAYFASRRWESRLSAWTSNQSEPTPGRGALLARMAGVIASLGLTPENLMALRERAPIPRPAHWGGYRLHATRVELWLGGTGRLHDRASWTRDVEIVADRVIRAGGWRSTRLQP
- the dnaB gene encoding replicative DNA helicase, with translation MSGRPDRDRRFSSPPLSAKELFERQPPASPEAEMSLLGSMILDPNVIPDVLGMVRRPEDFFTASHGHIYQAVVDVYDQRHSGDLVQILDLLRDRGVLEQIGGPNYLAELAAAVPSAVNAPHFARIVAEKAKLRRLIDAAGQIIYEAYHAGELGPEGAREVLDAAEMRVFEIAQETHAADPQALAELLDIELARIEAADFEGGSLSGVPSGYDDLDELLRGFQPGEMVILAARPSMGKTALALNLAEQMAIGGVPVPGAPAGRRSPVGLFSLEMSKNAIVQRLLSARSGVSSQALRGGHKIPDDDFRRLMMAAEDLKAAPVYIDDTPNLTVLNLRARARRMVAQHSVKVLMIDYLQLMSSPNAARESRQVEVSAISRGVKALARELNVPVICLSQLNRASESREGNRPRMSDLRESGSIEQDADVIMLLHREEYYHVHNPEWGTENPDKVGIAEIIIAKQRNGPTGVIKLAWDNRTTRFKSYDPGARAPADIGPLGHAPRSNGYDRPSHAASGFGGSGFGGAPASGAKPWTHAEVKDAPPFAPGAPGGGFGGRAKSGPIDGHRDGGGPDRDEPPFDEDAP
- a CDS encoding beta-propeller fold lactonase family protein; amino-acid sequence: MRTPAVVSLLVASAGALAQSTSPAVFVANNGNLRGSVTSLRINADGTLAMVQDLVTAEVPSGQSNPGTNAYAISISPDGRFLAVSHATAATITERITLIRVNPDATLTLTANATTPDSPLDVEWLTDRYLVATRTRSSGANEVILYRFDETAVTLTEVDRAGAGSFASRLAIADGGSLVIVNDSPLSGGAVLRVFRVDFEGETIDEVGSAPTGTTYALGMGLTPDGTMLYVGGGASTPYRVGGLSLDISSGSLAALPGSPYTSIGTSPKECVVSPDGRFVYVGHGTDSSIRLQLRGNDGALSESGPVYDVGIQGSLGDMATLRLPGPTPLDLLLFTDKETFDNTPRGIFSAEITPNGQINLRTTRLDTGAISPNDLAVWAGTGAPPCEPDFNQDGSVDQFDIACLALVVAGDPSCAASDPDFNRDGNVDQNDVLALEQVVAGQPCP